From a single Sphingosinicellaceae bacterium genomic region:
- a CDS encoding DUF721 domain-containing protein: protein MPEIPPESRSRRARAVGEAVPKVGGAAFRRYGFMQSAIVARWSDIVGPAYARHSMPEEIRFPVGKRSGGTLKIVVTGAFAPMLRHVEPQVIERANRFFGYAAVSRLALRHGDLPIPKAERPVAAPRELPPTTQSTLREIADPGLRASLESLAQALAVTTGLPKIG, encoded by the coding sequence GTGCCTGAAATACCCCCCGAGTCGAGGTCGCGCCGCGCTCGCGCGGTCGGCGAGGCCGTGCCCAAGGTCGGCGGCGCCGCCTTCCGCCGTTACGGCTTCATGCAGAGCGCCATCGTCGCGCGCTGGAGCGACATCGTCGGCCCGGCCTACGCCCGCCACTCGATGCCCGAGGAGATCCGCTTCCCGGTCGGCAAGCGCAGCGGCGGCACGCTGAAGATCGTCGTCACCGGAGCCTTCGCGCCGATGCTGCGCCACGTCGAACCGCAGGTCATCGAGCGCGCCAACCGCTTCTTCGGCTACGCGGCGGTATCGCGGCTCGCGCTGCGGCACGGCGACCTGCCAATCCCGAAGGCCGAGCGGCCGGTCGCGGCTCCCCGCGAGCTTCCGCCGACGACCCAGTCGACGCTGCGCGAAATCGCCGATCCCGGCCTCCGCGCCAGTCTCGAGTCGCTCGCGCAGGCGCTTGCGGTGACGACCGGGCTGCCGAAGATCGGGTGA
- a CDS encoding DsbA family protein, translated as MIIRSLVLTAALALAVPLAAGPTRDWTRTVVATPAGFMIGNPQAKVKLVEYGSFTCPHCRAFQKDGVPVLKAKYVATGKVSFEFRSFVRNGPDYAVSLLAGCDATAPKQAANVELLFANQENWIEPFTKLDDTTAARIAALPKDKQVAELAKAGGLVDWMAPHGLPPTKAERCLADKAATDKLTATLKSAVETDKVDSTPNFLIDGVRQTTDFMGQPRAISGWAELEPRLVKALQ; from the coding sequence ATGATCATCCGCTCCCTCGTCCTCACGGCCGCGCTCGCGCTCGCCGTACCCCTCGCCGCCGGTCCGACCCGTGACTGGACCCGAACCGTCGTCGCCACGCCCGCCGGGTTCATGATTGGCAACCCGCAGGCGAAGGTGAAACTCGTCGAGTACGGCTCGTTCACCTGCCCGCACTGCCGCGCCTTCCAGAAGGACGGCGTGCCGGTGCTCAAGGCGAAGTACGTCGCCACCGGCAAGGTCAGTTTCGAGTTCCGCAGCTTCGTCCGCAATGGTCCCGATTATGCCGTCAGCCTGCTTGCCGGCTGCGATGCCACCGCACCGAAGCAGGCGGCCAATGTCGAGCTCCTGTTCGCCAACCAGGAGAACTGGATCGAGCCGTTCACTAAGCTCGACGACACCACTGCGGCACGGATCGCGGCGCTGCCCAAGGACAAGCAGGTCGCCGAGCTCGCCAAGGCGGGCGGTCTGGTCGACTGGATGGCACCGCATGGCCTGCCGCCGACGAAAGCTGAGCGCTGCCTTGCCGACAAGGCCGCGACCGACAAGCTGACCGCGACGCTGAAATCGGCGGTCGAGACCGACAAGGTCGACAGCACGCCGAACTTCCTCATCGACGGGGTCCGGCAGACTACTGACTTCATGGGGCAGCCGCGCGCCATCTCGGGCTGGGCGGAGCTCGAACCCCGCCTCGTCAAGGCGCTGCAGTAG
- a CDS encoding DsbA family protein, giving the protein MRAVAFGAMLMLVAVAACDKKPDVPAATTSVATTTDATATPATAAGAVAGKNWLDEMVATPEGGFRMGNPDARVKLVEYASLTCPHCRDFKAESDADLHAKYIATGKVSYEYRNFLLNGPDMAASVLARCEGPRQFFNLMNAFYASQGEWTEPFTKMTPDDSKRIGALPQDQQVAAVAKIGGLDKFMRARGMTSAQFDKCIGDAAALKRLTDMQSEASGKLGVTGTPTFFINGVKQDGINTWPQLEPKLVSAL; this is encoded by the coding sequence ATGCGTGCAGTGGCTTTCGGTGCGATGCTGATGCTGGTGGCCGTCGCCGCCTGCGACAAGAAGCCCGATGTACCGGCGGCAACGACGTCGGTGGCGACGACCACGGATGCTACTGCGACGCCCGCAACTGCAGCAGGTGCCGTTGCCGGCAAGAATTGGCTCGACGAGATGGTCGCGACGCCCGAGGGCGGCTTCCGCATGGGCAACCCCGATGCGCGGGTGAAATTGGTCGAGTACGCCTCGCTGACTTGCCCGCACTGCCGCGACTTCAAGGCCGAGTCCGACGCCGACCTGCACGCCAAGTACATCGCCACCGGCAAGGTCAGCTATGAATACCGCAACTTCCTGCTCAATGGCCCCGACATGGCCGCCTCGGTGCTGGCGCGCTGCGAGGGGCCGCGACAGTTCTTCAACCTGATGAACGCCTTCTACGCCTCGCAGGGCGAATGGACCGAGCCGTTCACAAAGATGACGCCCGATGATTCGAAGCGCATCGGGGCGCTACCGCAGGACCAGCAGGTCGCTGCGGTTGCAAAGATCGGCGGCCTCGACAAGTTCATGCGGGCGCGCGGCATGACCAGCGCGCAGTTCGACAAGTGCATTGGCGATGCCGCGGCGCTCAAGCGCCTGACCGATATGCAGTCCGAAGCTTCGGGCAAGCTCGGCGTCACCGGCACGCCGACCTTCTTTATTAACGGCGTCAAGCAGGACGGCATCAACACCTGGCCACAGCTTGAGCCAAAATTAGTGTCCGCGCTGTAG